The proteins below are encoded in one region of Natranaerovirga hydrolytica:
- a CDS encoding TetR/AcrR family transcriptional regulator has product MDNLKSEKARNTKRKIIKAAEILLMDKDIHKVSISEITKKAGVAKGTFYLYFECKEELAWSIISNNVLIISKDLEILNDAPATKETIDKLIHKSVKFSMKNKTVIKLVHHTQFLKFINYEDKNNVFEEQFISIIKNWLDKGVENEVLDIKDTRFYATFIFLSVHEILERIILGELDFELAKAEQQLKEIVHKIIGW; this is encoded by the coding sequence ATGGACAATTTAAAAAGTGAAAAAGCAAGAAATACAAAAAGAAAAATCATTAAGGCAGCAGAAATATTGCTTATGGATAAAGACATTCATAAAGTGTCTATAAGTGAGATAACAAAAAAAGCAGGGGTTGCAAAAGGAACCTTTTATCTTTATTTTGAATGCAAAGAAGAATTGGCTTGGAGCATTATATCCAATAATGTGCTTATTATTAGTAAAGATTTAGAGATTCTTAATGATGCACCTGCAACAAAAGAAACTATAGATAAACTGATTCATAAATCTGTCAAGTTTTCAATGAAAAATAAGACGGTTATTAAATTGGTTCATCATACTCAGTTTTTAAAGTTTATTAATTATGAAGATAAAAATAATGTTTTTGAAGAGCAATTTATTTCAATTATAAAAAATTGGTTGGATAAAGGTGTAGAAAATGAAGTGTTGGATATAAAGGATACAAGATTTTATGCCACATTTATTTTTCTTTCAGTACATGAAATTTTAGAAAGAATCATTTTAGGAGAATTAGATTTTGAATTAGCAAAAGCAGAGCAACAATTAAAAGAGATCGTTCATAAAATTATAGGTTGGTAG
- a CDS encoding nitrogenase component 1: MGLFKHYPVPSDRMGALWTLLSIKGSCILEFGTSGTTRFTLNGFARMNGKENSKIFSTHLYETDIALGKIDALEKALVNIIEKHNPSVVFIMPSTISSVIGTDIEAYCKIYQQKYAGTQIIYIRNDGFQGNWTVGIEDTLTVLVDKLAIDGEKSGYPTFNIIGSCVDHYNYLSDAYEITRMMKEGFNAQPMAVLTSDTHIEDIKKMGRAHINLVLRREGIKSAKILEERFGMPYIVGKPYGLEGTLKWLSEISQVLNGMNEVFINQEKKVLLEALKVAKAYAERQSVIMNGHIDVVKGMHWFIKDEIGCNVTYIWHNAPNIKDEDIPYYEESQWESILLEKNYNVVMSNALVLDLAKDNCKKIQIDIPNYKFDPIQYPYTPYVGLRGALNLLKLLINP; this comes from the coding sequence ATGGGATTGTTTAAACATTATCCAGTACCGTCAGATCGCATGGGAGCTCTTTGGACTTTGTTATCTATAAAGGGCAGTTGTATTTTAGAATTTGGAACTTCTGGAACAACACGATTTACACTTAATGGCTTTGCAAGAATGAATGGTAAGGAGAATAGTAAAATATTCTCAACTCATTTGTATGAAACAGATATTGCATTAGGTAAAATAGATGCTTTAGAAAAAGCATTGGTCAATATAATAGAAAAGCATAATCCATCAGTGGTTTTTATAATGCCCTCAACCATTTCTTCGGTTATTGGAACAGATATAGAGGCTTATTGTAAGATTTATCAACAAAAGTATGCAGGTACACAAATAATTTATATTAGAAACGATGGGTTTCAAGGGAATTGGACCGTTGGCATAGAGGATACTTTAACAGTATTGGTGGATAAATTGGCTATAGACGGAGAAAAAAGTGGCTATCCAACCTTTAATATAATAGGCTCATGTGTGGATCATTATAACTATTTATCAGACGCTTATGAAATCACTAGAATGATGAAAGAAGGTTTTAATGCTCAACCCATGGCTGTATTAACTTCAGATACTCATATTGAGGATATTAAGAAGATGGGTAGAGCCCATATTAACTTGGTATTAAGAAGAGAAGGTATAAAAAGTGCAAAAATATTAGAAGAACGTTTTGGTATGCCTTATATAGTTGGTAAGCCTTATGGTTTAGAAGGGACTCTTAAGTGGTTAAGTGAAATCTCTCAAGTTCTTAATGGCATGAATGAAGTCTTTATCAATCAAGAAAAAAAAGTCTTATTAGAGGCTTTGAAAGTAGCCAAAGCTTATGCTGAAAGACAATCAGTGATTATGAATGGACATATAGATGTTGTAAAAGGAATGCATTGGTTTATAAAAGATGAAATAGGCTGTAACGTGACTTATATATGGCATAATGCACCAAATATAAAAGATGAAGATATACCTTATTATGAAGAAAGTCAATGGGAAAGCATTCTTTTAGAAAAAAATTACAATGTTGTTATGAGTAATGCTTTGGTGCTGGATTTAGCAAAGGACAATTGTAAAAAAATACAAATTGATATTCCCAATTACAAATTTGACCCAATACAATATCCTTATACACCTTATGTTGGCTTGAGAGGGGCTTTGAATTTATTAAAATTACTAATTAATCCATAA